TGCTGCTGCTCGGCTCGGACTCCCGGTCGGGGGCGAACAGCGAGTACGGCCGCGACGAAGGCGGCGCCCGCTCCGACACCGCCATGGTCGTCCACCTCGCCGACGGCCGCAGGAGCGCATCGGTGATCAGCCTCCCCCGGGACACCCTGATCGACCGGCCCGCCTGCGCCACCGGGTCCGGTCTCGTACCGGCCGCGAAATCCGTCATGTTCAACTCCGCCTTCTCCGTCGGCGGCATGGCCTGCTCGGTCGCCACGGTCGAGCAGCTGTCCGGGCTGCGGATCGACCACGTCGTGGAGATCGACTTCACCGGATTCAAAAAGATGATCGACACGCTCGGCGGGGTCCGGGTGAATGTCCCGCAGGACATCGACGACCCCGACAGCCGCACCCACCTCCGCAAGGGCCCTCAGCGCCTGAACGGCGAGCAGGCCCTCGGGCTCGTACGCACCCGGCACGGCATCGGCGACGGCAGCGACCTCGGCCGCATCAAGCTCCAGCAGACCTTCATGAAGGCCCTGATCGGCCAGATACGCACCACCGACCTGCTGACGAACCCCGTGCGGCTCTACCGGCTGCTCGACGACCTCACCAGCGCCGTCACCACGGACAAGGGCCTCGGCTCCCTGTCGTCGCTGACGTCCTTCGCCCGCTCCCTCGACGGCCTCGACGCCGACCAGGTCGACTTCCGCACCCTGCCGGTCGCCCCCGCCCCGCACGACCCCAACCGGGTCGTCCCCGAGGAACCGAAGGCGAACGCCCTATGGAAAGCGCTCATCGAGGACCGGCCGCTGCCAGGAGGTGAGCAGTCGTGAGCGACTCCGCGACCCTGATGATGCGGCGCCCCGCCGCCCCTGAGCCGCCTGAGGCCCCACGTCCGTACCGGCCCGGGCTCGACGGCGTCCGCGCGGTGGCCGTGCTCCTGGTGGTCGTCTACCACATCGCCCCCTCCTGGCTGCCCGGCGGCTTTCTCGGCGTCGACGTGTTCTTCGTCCTCAGCGGCTGGCTGATCACCGACCTGCTGTGCGCCGAACGGCACCGCACCGGCCGGATCGACCTCGCGCGGTTCTGGATACGCAGAGCGCGACGGCTGCTCCCCGCGCTGGTCGTCCTCCTGGTCACCGTGACCGCCGTGGCGGCGCTGTGGCGCCCGGAGCGGATCGACGCCTCCGGGCGGGACGTGCTGTCGGCGCTGACCTTCACCAACAACTGGTGGCAGATCAGCACCCACGCCTCCTACTTCGCCTCCTTCGGGCCGCCGCCCCTTTTCCAGCACCTGTGGACCCTCGGCGTGGAGGAGCAGTTCTATCTCGCCTGGCCCCTGGTGATCCTGGGGCTGCTGCGGATGACCGGCCCCGGCCCCCGCACCCGCATCCGGGTGGCCGTCGTGCCGGCGGCGGCGGTCGCGTCCCTCACCGCGATGGCGCTGCTGCACCGGCCCGGTGAGGACACGTCCCGCGCCTACTTCGGCACGGACACCCACGCCTTCGGCCTCCTGCTCGGCGCGGCGCTCGCCCTGGCGGTTCCCGCGGCCGGTGCCCGGAAGCACCATCGGGCGCCCCTCCTGTACGGAGCAGCCGGTGTCATGGGGTCGGTGGTCCTCGGAGTGCTGGCCGGGGGGATCCACTCCGACACCCCGCACCTGTACCCGTGGGGCTTCGCCGTCGCCGCGTGTGCCGCCGGAGCCGTTGTCCTGGCCGCCGCGCAGAGCGGATCGGTCTTCGCCAGGTTCATGAGCACCCCGTGGCTGCGCTGGATCGGCCGCCGGTCCTACGGGATCTATCTGTGGCACCTGCCGCTGATCGCCCTGGCCGTGCCGGACGGGCCCGGGCCGGGCCAGGCACCTCTGCGCGGACTGCTCGCGGCGGCTGTCTCCGTCGCCGTGGCCGCCGCCTCCTACCGCTGGGTCGAGAAGCCCGTACGCCGGCAAGGCCTGCGCCGGACCGCGGCAGCGGTGTACGGGGCGCTGTCCGGCAGGCGCCAGGGGTCGTGGGAAGGCAGCAGGACCGGAACCCGGCGCTCCTGGCGTCCGCGTGCGGTGGCGGTGCTCGCCGGGACGGCCGTTCTCGTCGCCGCCTGGGGCATCGCCTCGGCCGGCCGCGGCGACAGCGCCGCCGACCGGATCGCGGCCGGTGAACGCGCCGTACAGGGTGACGACCCGGTGCCGCCGGGCACGTCCGCCCGCGCCCGGGCGGGAAGGATCACGGCCGTCGGTGACTCCGTCATGCTCGCCGCGGCCCCGGCGCTGAAGGAACGCTTCCCCGGCATCAGCATCGACGCCAAGGTCAGCCGCCAACTGTCCGCAGCCCCCTCTGAGCTGCGTTCCCTCGGTGCCGAGGGCCGTCTGAACCCGGTCCTGCTCGTCGGCCTCGGCACGAACGGCGTCGGCGGCCGTACGGACCTCGAACAGGTCGTCCGGGATGCCGGCGCCCGCCGTACGGTCGTCCTGGTCACCGTGCACGGCCCGCTCGCCTGGAAGGACCAGGTGAACACCGCCGTCCGGGAGACCGCCGCGGCACATCCGAACGTCGTGGTCGCGGACTGGGACCGTGCCGTCCGGGGCAGGGACGACCTCCTGGCGGACGACGGCGTGCACCCCGGTCCCGCGGGCGCGAGGCTGTACGCGGGAACGGTGGCGCGAGCGCTGGAACAGAAGAAGTAACCGGGTCAGCCGACCTGGCCGGCGCGGCGGGCTGCGCCGGCCAGGAGCCGTTCGAACGGTCCCTGTCCCAGCAGCCGCCGCCAGACCGGGCAGACGACGAGCAGGGCCACTGTCATGACGAGGAAGCTCTGGTTGTCGGACAGCAGGTCGGAGCCCCCGAGGTAGGAGAGGGTGTACAGCAGCACGAACTGCAGCGAGTACGCCGTCAGTGCCATGGTGCCGAGCGCCGCCAACGGCACGACCAGGCGCCGCACCCGGGGCGTGACGACCAGGCTGAGCCCGGTGACCAGCAGCGCCACTCCCGTTCCGCCCAGCATTTCGGCGACGTGATTGGAGTGCGGCACCCGCCGGGCCTGATCGGCGAGGTCGGGAGCCTGCCACGCCGGCTTGTACGTGTCCGGGTCGAAGGCCGGGTCGATGCAGGTGACCTGGCCGGGCTCCGGCATACAGAGCAGGCCGCGGGTGAGGGCGGCGTTGTCGGGCGGAGCCGTGGCGGGCCCGCCTGCGGGCGCCGGGGGAACGGCAGCCGTCCCGGCGCCCGCCCCTTCGGTCACCGCCCAGCCACCGCCGTAGCCGACGACGACCAGGACGACCCCGCCGACGAGCATGCCGAGCACCGTACGGACCGACGAGATGTCGAACCTCGAGAGGGCGATGCCCAGCAGGAAGTACAGCGTCAGTGGGGCCACGGACAGCCCGTTGGGGGCGAAGAGCAGATCGAACTCCTCGAAGGACGCGTCGACCGGAAGGCGCCACTGCTTGAACGCCGCGAGGTGGGCGAGCAGGACGGGGACCACGACCATGCCGGCCACGGCGCCGAGCGCGAGCGTCCGGGGCGGGACGCGCAGCAGCGGGATCACCGCGATGTAGCACAGCGCGTACACGCAGAGGATCACGCCGACCCCGGGGCTGATGGCGTTCAGCACCGCGCCGAGAAGGAAGATGACCGCCGCCCGGGCGAGGAGTTTCATCCTGGCCCGGAGGAGTTGCTGACCGTCGAGCCGGCGGGCGGCGCCGGTGATGATGCCGATCGAGATCCCGCCGATGACGGCGAACAGGATGGTCGAGCCGCCGCTGACCAACCCGGCCCAGCTGCCGGGCCGGAACAGTGTCGGTGGGCTGGGGGGCAGCGAGGCGAAATGCTGGGCGAGCATGCCGATCACCGCGAGTCCGCGGGCGACATCGAGCCCGACGATACGAGGGAGCGGGGCTGCGGGCGCCTGGAGCCGTTCGGTGGAAGGCAAGGCATTCATGGCACTCCTGTGGTGCTGGATCTGTGGTGCCGTCGATGATCGACACTCCAGGTATCCGCTCCTCTTGCCCTCGGTAGCGGCCACGGCTCGATCCCCACTCAGTTGTGTATCCGTCACGTGTCGGTCGCCGGGGACCCGGGGCTCCGGCCACGCCCGGGTACACCGCGGCCGTGACGTGCGATGCCGCAAGGTTGATACTTTCCGGCAGCAGCGTTCCGACCGCCCGTCACCGACCACAGCAGGGACCTGACACCCTGTCACCAAGATCGACAACTGGCCCGGCCCATCCTGACCTGCAAAAATTGAGGTCAGAGGTACATCTGCTCGTCTCATCAGGAGGTACCCGTGAAGATGCTGATCAACGTCCCGGAGACCGTGGTCGCGGACGCGCTGCGCGGTATGGCGGCTGCCCACCCGGAGCTGACCGTGGACGTGGAGAACCGGGTGATCGTTCGGCGGGACGCTCCCGTGGCCGGAAAGGTCGCGCTGGTCTCGGGCGGAGGCTCGGGGCACGAGCCGTTGCACGGTGGATTCGTAGGTCCCGGAATGCTGTCGGCGGCCTGTCCCGGCGAGGTGTTCACCTCCCCGGTGCCCGACCAGATGCTGCGCGCGGCCGCCGCCGTGGACAGCGGCGCCGGTGTGCTGTTCATCGTGAAGAACTACACCGGTGACGTGCTCAACTTCGACATGGCCGCCGAGCTGGCCGAGGACGAGGGCATCCAGATCGCGAAGGTGCTGGTCAACGATGACGTGGCGGTGACCGACAGCCTCTACACGGCGGGGCGGCGCGGTACGGGCGCCACCCTGTTCGTGGAGAAGATCGCGGGTGCCGCCGCCGACGAGGGCATGCCGCTGGAGCGGGTGGAGGCCATCGCCCGGCAGGTCAACGAGAACTCCCGCAGTTTCGGTATCGCGCTGAGCGCCTGCAGCACGCCCGCCAAGGGCAGCCCCACCTTCGATCTGCCGCCCGGCGAACTGGAGTTGGGCATCGGCATCCACGGCGAACCCGGCCGGGAGCGGCGGGCGATGATGACGTCCGGCGAGATCGCCGAGGTCGCCGTCGAGGCGGTGGTGGAGGACCTCCGGCCGCGCAATCCGGTGCTGGTCCTGGTCAACGGCATGGGCGCGACGCCGCTGCTCGAGCTGTACGGCTTCAACGCCGAGGTGCACCGGGTGCTCGCCGAGCGCGGTGTCGCGGTGGCCCGGGTCCTGGTGGGCAACTACGTCACCTCCCTGGACATGGCGGGCGCCTCGCTCACCCTGTGCCAGGTCGACGAGGAACTGCTGCGGCTGTGGGACGCGCCGGTGAAGACGCCGGGGCTGCGCTGGGGCGTGTGAGACACAAGGGGTAGAGGATCACCACGTACCTACCAGGCAAGGAGATCCAGTGCTCGACGCCGATTTCTTCCGCCGTTGGATGACGGCGACCGCCGCGTCCGTCGACCGCGAGGCGGAACGGCTCACCGCCCTCGACTCCCCCATCGGGGACGCCGATCACGGCAGCAATCTCCAGCGCGGATTCACGGCCGTGGCGGCCGCCCTGGAGAAGGAGGCCCCCGGCACGCCCGGCGGGGTCCTCACCCTGGCCGGGCGCCAGCTGATCTCGACGGTCGGCGGCGCCTCGGGGCCGCTGTACGGGACGCTGCTGCGCCGCACCGGCAAGGCGCTCGGGGACGCCGTCGAGGTCAGTGCGGAGCAGCTGACCGAGGCGCTGCGGGCCGGGGTGGACGCGGTCATGACGCTCGGCGGTGCCGCACCGGGCGACAAGACCATGATCGACGCGCTGGTGCCCGCGGTGGACGCCCTCGACGAGTCGTTCGCGGCGGCGCGGGCCGCGGCGGAGGAGGGCGCCGTGGCGACGACGCCCCTGCAGGCGCGCAAGGGCCGGGCGAGCTACGTGGGCGAGCGCAGCATCGGGCACCAGGATCCGGGGGCCACCTCCTCGGCGCTGCTGATCGCCGGACTCGCGGAGGCCGCCGGTGAGTGACGTGAGCGACGAGCGGCTCGTGGGCATCGTGCTCGTGTCGCACAGCGCGGAGGTGGCCGCGTCGGTCGCCGCGCTGGCGAAGGGGCTGGCGGGCGGCGGTCCGGCGGTGCCGGTCGCCCCGGCCGGTGGCACCGAGGGCGGCGGGCTCGGCACGAGCGCCGAACTGATCGCCGCGGCGGCCGCGTCCGTCGACCGCGGTGCCGGGGTCGCCGTCCTGACCGACCTGGGCAGCGCGGTGCTCACCGTGAAGGCGCTGCTCGCCGAAGGTGACGAACTCCCGGAGGGGACGCGGCTGGTGGACGCCCCGTTCGTGGAGGGCGCCGTGGCCGCGGTCGTCACGGCGGCCACCGGGGCGGATCTGGCGGCGGTGGAGTCGGCCGCCGCGGAGGCGTACACGTACCGGAAGGTGTGACACACGGATGCGGCCGGGCCCGCCGCAGCGGCGGTGTGCCCGGCCGCAGATGTGCCCGGCCGCAGGCGTGTCCGGCCGCAGGAATCCGACCGCAGGCGTGTCCGTGACGGGCCGTCAGTCGCTCAGTCCCTGCCCACGAACCGTCTGACCAGGCGCTCTCCCGCCGCCACGGCCGCCGCGTGGTCCTCGATGGGTGACACCCGGCTGTTCTTGAAGACGACGTAGGTGACGCCGGAGGGCGCGCCGCCGCCGTGCGGGTCGGGGCGGATGCCGATGGCCTTGGCGGCCGCGTAGGAGGCTTCCCCGATGATGCCCTGCGGGCCCGTGTCGCCGACGACCGCGTACCGCACTCGGTCGCGGTACACGACGGCGACGACCGAGCCGCCGGTCACGCCGTGCTTCCGGTAGTCCCAGATGCGGCTCGGTGCCGGTACGACGATGAAGGGCAGGTTCTCGGCGCTCAACGGCCGCCCGTCCGACTGGGCGTAGGCCGTGCTCGCGGCGAAGTACGGGTCGGTGCGGCGGTTGCAGCGGGGTCCCGGACGGCCGTCGCAGTCGATGTCCATGTCGGCTTTCCAGAACACGGCGTCGCGTGTGCCGCAGACGGGGATGTCCGCGGGTGCGCCCTGGTCGCTGCGGTACCGGCCGCGGGAGACGGGAACGCAGTCTGTCAGCCGGGCGAGCAGGTCGGCGGCGCGGACGGGGTTGTCGCGCCAGGCCACCGACTGGGACGCGGTGGCGGGCGGTGTCGTCGGGGCGAGCAGGGCGGCGCTGGCAGCGGCCAGTGTGAGGGACCGGACACGCACGATACGGGAGCCTCTCCTAGGAACCTGACGGGCACTCAGCCCAATCTGGCCCCGGGTCAGTCGCCCGGCCACCGCTGGAGGGCCGGACGGTGCACGGCCCCAACCTCCGACAGGGGCCGGGCGCCTGAGTCCGTGTGAGACCCGGGCCGCCCGGCCACCCGCGCCGGCGCGGGATCTGCGACGACAGCGGTCCGCGCGACAGGCCCGAACTCCCTGGTGTCCGCCAGGTGTTCGGCCGTGAGGAACTTCAGCATACGTAACTCTCCCGAGTGGTCGCGCACGGCGGGGTGACGCGTGCGCGGGCCGCTCCCTCACCACTCGCCCAGGGCGGCCCCTCCTCCCCCCGTCGAACTCCTCCCGCACCGCCCTCTTGATGTGATCGCGTCAGGCGCGCCATATTGGTCCGGACCATTCCTTGCGCCGCTCCCGGGAGGCAGTGCCGTGCGAGGCCTTTCCGCTCCGCTCTCTCTCCTCCGCCG
This genomic stretch from Streptomyces sp. Go-475 harbors:
- a CDS encoding DUF418 domain-containing protein, producing the protein MNALPSTERLQAPAAPLPRIVGLDVARGLAVIGMLAQHFASLPPSPPTLFRPGSWAGLVSGGSTILFAVIGGISIGIITGAARRLDGQQLLRARMKLLARAAVIFLLGAVLNAISPGVGVILCVYALCYIAVIPLLRVPPRTLALGAVAGMVVVPVLLAHLAAFKQWRLPVDASFEEFDLLFAPNGLSVAPLTLYFLLGIALSRFDISSVRTVLGMLVGGVVLVVVGYGGGWAVTEGAGAGTAAVPPAPAGGPATAPPDNAALTRGLLCMPEPGQVTCIDPAFDPDTYKPAWQAPDLADQARRVPHSNHVAEMLGGTGVALLVTGLSLVVTPRVRRLVVPLAALGTMALTAYSLQFVLLYTLSYLGGSDLLSDNQSFLVMTVALLVVCPVWRRLLGQGPFERLLAGAARRAGQVG
- a CDS encoding glycoside hydrolase family 75 protein gives rise to the protein MRVRSLTLAAASAALLAPTTPPATASQSVAWRDNPVRAADLLARLTDCVPVSRGRYRSDQGAPADIPVCGTRDAVFWKADMDIDCDGRPGPRCNRRTDPYFAASTAYAQSDGRPLSAENLPFIVVPAPSRIWDYRKHGVTGGSVVAVVYRDRVRYAVVGDTGPQGIIGEASYAAAKAIGIRPDPHGGGAPSGVTYVVFKNSRVSPIEDHAAAVAAGERLVRRFVGRD
- the dhaK gene encoding dihydroxyacetone kinase subunit DhaK, producing the protein MKMLINVPETVVADALRGMAAAHPELTVDVENRVIVRRDAPVAGKVALVSGGGSGHEPLHGGFVGPGMLSAACPGEVFTSPVPDQMLRAAAAVDSGAGVLFIVKNYTGDVLNFDMAAELAEDEGIQIAKVLVNDDVAVTDSLYTAGRRGTGATLFVEKIAGAAADEGMPLERVEAIARQVNENSRSFGIALSACSTPAKGSPTFDLPPGELELGIGIHGEPGRERRAMMTSGEIAEVAVEAVVEDLRPRNPVLVLVNGMGATPLLELYGFNAEVHRVLAERGVAVARVLVGNYVTSLDMAGASLTLCQVDEELLRLWDAPVKTPGLRWGV
- a CDS encoding PTS fructose transporter subunit IIA → MSDERLVGIVLVSHSAEVAASVAALAKGLAGGGPAVPVAPAGGTEGGGLGTSAELIAAAAASVDRGAGVAVLTDLGSAVLTVKALLAEGDELPEGTRLVDAPFVEGAVAAVVTAATGADLAAVESAAAEAYTYRKV
- a CDS encoding acyltransferase family protein, which gives rise to MSDSATLMMRRPAAPEPPEAPRPYRPGLDGVRAVAVLLVVVYHIAPSWLPGGFLGVDVFFVLSGWLITDLLCAERHRTGRIDLARFWIRRARRLLPALVVLLVTVTAVAALWRPERIDASGRDVLSALTFTNNWWQISTHASYFASFGPPPLFQHLWTLGVEEQFYLAWPLVILGLLRMTGPGPRTRIRVAVVPAAAVASLTAMALLHRPGEDTSRAYFGTDTHAFGLLLGAALALAVPAAGARKHHRAPLLYGAAGVMGSVVLGVLAGGIHSDTPHLYPWGFAVAACAAGAVVLAAAQSGSVFARFMSTPWLRWIGRRSYGIYLWHLPLIALAVPDGPGPGQAPLRGLLAAAVSVAVAAASYRWVEKPVRRQGLRRTAAAVYGALSGRRQGSWEGSRTGTRRSWRPRAVAVLAGTAVLVAAWGIASAGRGDSAADRIAAGERAVQGDDPVPPGTSARARAGRITAVGDSVMLAAAPALKERFPGISIDAKVSRQLSAAPSELRSLGAEGRLNPVLLVGLGTNGVGGRTDLEQVVRDAGARRTVVLVTVHGPLAWKDQVNTAVRETAAAHPNVVVADWDRAVRGRDDLLADDGVHPGPAGARLYAGTVARALEQKK
- a CDS encoding LCP family protein, with protein sequence MTTTVFVALVAAGAAFAYQNLDGNIDSQDVDGQLNAGSRPDRQAPGAVNVLLLGSDSRSGANSEYGRDEGGARSDTAMVVHLADGRRSASVISLPRDTLIDRPACATGSGLVPAAKSVMFNSAFSVGGMACSVATVEQLSGLRIDHVVEIDFTGFKKMIDTLGGVRVNVPQDIDDPDSRTHLRKGPQRLNGEQALGLVRTRHGIGDGSDLGRIKLQQTFMKALIGQIRTTDLLTNPVRLYRLLDDLTSAVTTDKGLGSLSSLTSFARSLDGLDADQVDFRTLPVAPAPHDPNRVVPEEPKANALWKALIEDRPLPGGEQS
- the dhaL gene encoding dihydroxyacetone kinase subunit DhaL, whose translation is MLDADFFRRWMTATAASVDREAERLTALDSPIGDADHGSNLQRGFTAVAAALEKEAPGTPGGVLTLAGRQLISTVGGASGPLYGTLLRRTGKALGDAVEVSAEQLTEALRAGVDAVMTLGGAAPGDKTMIDALVPAVDALDESFAAARAAAEEGAVATTPLQARKGRASYVGERSIGHQDPGATSSALLIAGLAEAAGE